The window gtcatttcatttaataaagttagtggtaattaatgtttcctTAATATGTGTTTTTAGTAtgtggactataattttgggacagagggaatatatatatatatatatatatatatatatatatatatatatatatatatatagagagagagagagagagagagagataggttcaggtatttaaagtaattattgtgttattgcatacataaatgtgggccaatcaaaattaaataaaaaattaaataattaaataagtaaataagggtaatttagtaatttgtttAGTAACTTCTAAAAATAATCCTTATAATCATGGTATTGACCTAATCTCTCCAATTTAAATCTCGTTCCCCTCTTTATCTAAAAGCCAAATCTTAGCCGATCTGCAAAATTGGAATAGATTACAAAATCGATCTTGAGTTCTACAAAAATCGATTGCCATCgccataaaatcgagcataggaaCAGAAGAGAGAGCGAATCTTCAAAGGCTTTGCTCGATAGGAATAGAAAAAACAGTGAGGGGTGAGACCAGAAGAGGGTTCGACGACAAGTGGGGCTTCGGTGGCATTGGCTCgacggaagaagaagaagaggtggGTGCGACGAGGAATTGTGGTGGATGGGAATAGCAGAGAAGGAAGAATACGAGGGGAAAAGGGTTCGTTTTCTTGGTTGGTTTGATCGTCATCATCACACGTAGAAGAAGAGGTGGGTGCAACGGGGCTTTGTATTCTATAATTCGTTGAATTGAAATGATAATTGTTTGTGCTTAATCTTATTGAAATGGTAATTGTTTGTGTCGCTATGAATGGTaaaaaaatgaatgttttttgtTGATAGTATGATCCCACACAAAACCAAGCGTGGAGCTGCTACACTTGCAAGGTTGAAGATTTATGAAGGATTCCCAACTACATACAACAGGAAAAAGAGGATGGTCATCTCTGATGCCCTCAAGTGAGTTTCTTTTTGATGTTATATGAACTTGATTTTAAATTAAGATTTACATCAGGTGTTTGATAGATTTATCTATTCATATCTTGAGATTATGTTTATTGAATACTGCTAAAACAAATGTAGGGTTTTGAGGCTCACTGCGGGACACAAGTACTGCTTGCTTGGACAGCTTTCATCTGAAGTTGGATGGAATCACTATGAgacaatcaaggtaagatattTTTTTATGTGTTGTATTTAGTTTTAGcttcattaaactttttttttaatctttttatatttatattagtaTACATATTAAACCATTTAACACATAACATATTAATTCTAGAAATTTTGCTCCTGTTACCTATTAAACCATTTAAATTTAGTTTCTTGCTAgagattttgttttttttgtctTCTCATATTTCACTTTTGCAATACACTTGTGTTGATTTTTGTGTCTTAATTTTTTGTTATGCCAACTTTTGATTTTATAGTTTTCCTTATATTAGATAAGGAGGATAAATGTGTTCTCATATAATGGTATTCTTGTAGAACGTATTAGTCTCACAAAATGTCATTCTCGTAAGAATGGTTGGAATCAATCGCTTATGGACCATTGAAGAAGATCAATGGCATTTGTTCATGAATTGTATGAAATCACGAAtctaattctgttggaatggaatcaagAATTcaaattctgttggaatggagtATGGATATTTTCTAACTGATTTATACATGTTCTACAATTCTTGGTTTTCTCACTGATTTATTTTACATTTGCTAATGCATGATTGGAATCTAAACTacaatttggttttgttttcacagaagttgatgcttgaagaacggaccacaaaattgaaagtaattctaagcaacattattcttttagaatgtattagtgtcgttgttagattttgatgttttctttcccgttttgaaagtttttttttgttttattctttaacaataaatataattcttaacgattgttacccgtattctataagaaataatgtattttttgtttttatttttcaattgattgttcaagaatttgttattctacaagaagtttttaaagtcTTGATCCAAAATAGGTTaagaatattttattatttatggttcaagaatatttttattttttgaattaactcataaacatattctgtcaaaatgtccgaattaaaagaattataattcgtaaaatcggattttaaaaattaatagaatttatgatcccttaaaatatgcaattttcctttattaaatctatattaattgactaaaatacccttgtaattaaattagacgatattttcaattatatttaattcagtAATACATATTAataactttcttaaaataagcaaaattgattggcccacatttatgcatacaataacacaataattactttgaatacaataacctaagcatatatatatatatatatatatatatatatatatatatatatatatatatatatatatatatatatatatatatatatatatatatatatatatatatatatatatatatatagggaaaagttcaatagaaaaccattattaatcaaggaaccaaagaaccaatccaaagcgtcggaatttaaagcgatcaacgaCAAAAGGAAGGGTTGTAAGCTTTTATAATGGACGCACATGTaccggattataacaaaactcacttctttttttcatttaaaatttttgtAGGCcaagttttttatcgaaaaaaaccgaatataccgttgttcacgatttttcctcctctttccatagagatccatgatgatatataaaaaacgaacttttttttcgaaaaaaaactcacttaattttcttagttttttcaatatttaagttttttttataaaaaaaaaactaattataccagaaatattaattttttctactctattaataaacatcaacaccgattaaaaaaaaaacctcgaacaatgtagattcacactgtaaatctaaactgtaaatatttcaatttttaacattcacaatataAAAAATCTCAAACAGTTCAGATTTACATTGTGAATCCGAATTACTATTatgcacactgtgaatctgagaagattcacaaaaaaaaaaaaaaaaaaaaaaaaaaaaaaaaaaactcgatcagtgtagattcacactgtgaatctaaactgtgaatatttcaaattttaacattcacaatgtgaaaaagctccgacagttcagattcacactgtgaatctgacttaTTATTATGCACACTGTAAATCTGAACAGGTTTATAATATGAATCTGAaaaggttcacaatgtgaatctgaactgaaatatcattttttattattttatttttattattattatttttaacatgaatatgaatctatgtttaaaaaatataaaaaatatgaattttgatatatttattaatattttttccataaaaaatagaccttagcctttttcatcaaagcaaaatgaagtgggttttttcgaaaaaaaaaaaaaaaattcgttttttatatatcattgatctctatggaaagaggacgaaagatcgtgaacaacggtatattcagttttttttcgataaaaaacatggcctaaaaaaattttaaaagaaaaaagtgGTGGGTTTTTTTTAAAGGTTAGATTTTTTGTTATAATCCGGTGTGTATGCGTCCAATGTAAGAGTGTACATCTATTTCCTTGACCGTTGATCGTTATGATTTCTGATGCTcatgattggttccttggttaattatggttctctattgaacatcaCCTATATAGAGGGTATataaacttaggtacccaaacacaCTTAAATACGTcgttttatttgatatattcattataatgttcttaaacttcaacccctaaCCTGATTTACTTTCAAAATTTTCGAAATATCACTATAATCTTTCTACTACATCACATCTTTTTTGTCGAACACATACTATGTTTTATATATTGTagttgaaaataaaaattatgtaagagaaagttaaatgtgtaatttataaaaattatgCAAGTAAATTAAGTTAGAAgtaaaattataagaacattagacaattagaatgaattatatgatacaaaatgacGTAATATAGTGAGTTTgcgtacctaagcttatatacccttaagggtatattcacttttctatatatatatatatatatatatatatatatatatatatatatatatatatatatatatatatatatatatatatatatatagagagagagagagagagagagagaaagagagagagagagagagagagttaggttcaaatgtttctcacatctattgtgtgctagaatgcaccaatagaaatttagtattaattatatgtatattaaatgttatctatacttataactcatttttatggataccaattaaattcgtcattaatgtcagcaataatattctttcagaataaattcatatctagaagaataATAGTGTATTCCAATAGAATAAGAGTATATTTTAATAGAAaacactctcgttcttcatatttcatgcaactttattgtattttaagtgagtgaaccctgaaacaaaatacgaactcatatataaaaatcTAGATGTgaattcattctaaaagaatgttattgctgacattaatgacagatttaattagtttccaaaaaaaagagaattataattataaatttaatttaatatacatataattatggaaatcatttaatatctatatttatttaattaaataattacttaatttactaaattcttgttggtgcattctagcacacaataaatgcaagaaacaaaataacctaactctatatatatatatatatatatatatatatatatatatatatatatatatatatatatatatatatatatatatatattacaaaatgATTGATACAATGAAAGAGTCcatcaatcaaataatatacATACTGTATAACGATCTGatctttttaataaaataatatttaagttACGTAcatctttaaaaataaaaataaataaataaaactttgcTACTTTCCTCTCattattgttaaaattttaatttcGATCTTCAAATTCAACAACTGATAAACAATCTTGGTCATATTACGAATGATCATGAAGTAAAATACTCTCTCCGTCCTAAAATTATtgtccacaaaaaaaaaaaaacatacagattaagaaaacattaattaccactaactttatacaataaaataacagttttgtccttactttgcatttaatgttcaaTTAAATACTTAGtttgttaagtaataatgagggaTACTTTGGTAAAatcgttatttatttttagaaattgaCTATTATTTTAGGATaaaccaaaaaagaaaaatagaCTATAATTTTGGAACGGATAGATTATATACTTAGATCTTAGAATTTGGAATAGGATTGTATAATCTTATTCgcatatatttattgtttttcttttaagttttaggtcatttttggtcacttaacttttggtttttttctcatttggtcacttaactatttttaagttttaaaaggtcatcaaacttttgattttgtactcatttagtcacttaacttttgattTGGGCACATTTAGTCACCCAACTTTTAGATTTGTgttcatttagtcacctaacttttaaaattgtgctcatttagtcattaaacttttaaaaaaaaattaaaagtttagtgactaaatgaacacaatattaaaagtttggtgactaaatgtgacaaaaaaaaaagttaagtgactaaatgagcacgaagccaaaagtttgatgaccttttaacaCTTaaaaaaagttaagtgaccaaataaacacaaaaccaaaagttaagtgaccaaaaatgacataAACCCTTTCTTTTAAACCACCGTACACATCCGTATAATCTTactctgaatatatatatatatatatatatatatatatatatatatatatatatatatatatatatatatatatatataggtttagtttatatggaaaacaaaa of the Lactuca sativa cultivar Salinas chromosome 6, Lsat_Salinas_v11, whole genome shotgun sequence genome contains:
- the LOC111905424 gene encoding 60S ribosomal protein L13a-4; its protein translation is MGIAEKEEYEGKRVRFLGWFDRHHHTMIPHKTKRGAATLARLKIYEGFPTTYNRKKRMVISDALKVLRLTAGHKYCLLGQLSSEVGWNHYETIKYTY